Proteins encoded together in one Perognathus longimembris pacificus isolate PPM17 chromosome 8, ASM2315922v1, whole genome shotgun sequence window:
- the Ndufaf7 gene encoding protein arginine methyltransferase NDUFAF7, mitochondrial isoform X3 has product MRPCGVFPCIWKGQYFSSGNEPAENNRGTPMFRHLMYKIKSTGPITVAEYMKEVLTNPDKGYYVHRDMLGEKGDFITSPEISQIFGELIGIWFISEWMSSGKSSAFQLVELGPGRGTLTGDILRVFSQLGSVLKNCDISVHLVEVSQKLSEFQALTLTDEKMPLERDVESLVYMKGVTKSGIPVSWYRDLKDVPKGYSFYLANEFFDVLPIHKFQKTPHGWREVFIDIDPQVSDKLRFVLAPGATPAEAFIQCGETRDHVEVCPEAGVIIQELSQRIALTGGAALIADYGHDGTKTDTFRGFCGHKLHDVLTAPGTADLTADVDFSYLRRMAQGKTASLGPIQQQTFLKNMGIDVRLKVLLDKADESSVKQQLLHGYNMLMNPKKMGERFNFFALLPHQRVQGGGHQMGPNQSKPSASPPVAGFGELTWR; this is encoded by the exons ATGCGTCCGTGTGGCG TCTTTCCCTGTATTTGGAAAGGGCAATACTTCAGCTCCGGGAATGAACCGGCAGAAAACAACCGGGGGACGCCAATGTTTCGACATCTTATGTACAAAATAAAATCTACCGGTCCCATCACTGTGGCCGAGTACATGAAGGAGGTGTTGACCAACCCAGACAAG ggaTATTATGTTCACCGTGACATGCTAGGAGAAAAAGGAGATTTCATCACTTCACCTGAAATAAGTCAGATTTTTGGAGAG CTCATAGGGATATGGTTCATTAGTGAATGGATGTCCTCCGGAAAAAGTTCAGCTTTTCAGCTAGTAGAACTGGGCCCAGGTCGGGGAACACTCACAGGAGATATTTTGAGG GTGTTCAGTCAGCTTGGATCTGTGCTGAAAAACTGTGACATTTCAGTACATCTGGTAGAGGTGAGTCAAAAATTAAGTGAGTTTCAGGCACTGACACTGACTGATGAGAAGATGCCATTAGAGAGAGATGTGGAATCCCTTGTATATATGAAAGGTGTAACCAAGTCTGGGATTCCAGTTTCCTGGTACCGCGATCTGAAGGACGTTCCGAAAG gGTACAGCTTTTATCTTGCAAATGAATTTTTTGATGTCCTTCCTATACATAAATTTCAg AAAACACCACATGGATGGAGAGAAGTATTCATTGATATTGATCCACAAGTTTCTGATAAACTGAGATTTGTCTTGGCACCTGGTGCCACTCCAGCAGAAGCCTTCATACAA TGTGGTGAAACAAGAGATCATGTTGAAGTATGTCCAGAGGCTGGGGTTATTATTCAGGAACTTTCTCAGCGCATTGCACTCACTGGAGGGGCTGCACTGATAGCTGATTATGGTCATGATGGAACAAAGACAGACACCTTCCGA GGGTTTTGTGGCCACAAGCTTCATGATGTGTTAACTGCCCCTGGAACAGCAGACCTAACAGCTGATGTGGATTTCAGTTATTTGCGCAGAATGGCACAAGGAAAAACAGCCTCGCTGGGGCCAATACAgcaacaaacatttttaaaaaatatgggcATTGATGTCCGACTGAAG GTTCTTTTAGATAAAGCAGATGAGTCATCAGTGAAGCAGCAGTTACTTCACGGGTACAATATGTTAATGAATCCCAAGAAGATGGGAGAAAGATTTAACTTCTTTGCTTTGCTACCTCATCAGAGAGTTCAGGGTGGAGGTCATCAGATGGGCCCAAATCAGTCAAAACCCTCTGCATCACCACCTGTAGCTGGATTTGGCGAACTGACTTGGCGGTGA
- the Ndufaf7 gene encoding protein arginine methyltransferase NDUFAF7, mitochondrial isoform X2, whose product MVPLNPVAGPLRHVARSLFPCIWKGQYFSSGNEPAENNRGTPMFRHLMYKIKSTGPITVAEYMKEVLTNPDKGYYVHRDMLGEKGDFITSPEISQIFGELIGIWFISEWMSSGKSSAFQLVELGPGRGTLTGDILRVFSQLGSVLKNCDISVHLVEVSQKLSEFQALTLTDEKMPLERDVESLVYMKGVTKSGIPVSWYRDLKDVPKGYSFYLANEFFDVLPIHKFQKTPHGWREVFIDIDPQVSDKLRFVLAPGATPAEAFIQCGETRDHVEVCPEAGVIIQELSQRIALTGGAALIADYGHDGTKTDTFRGFCGHKLHDVLTAPGTADLTADVDFSYLRRMAQGKTASLGPIQQQTFLKNMGIDVRLKVLLDKADESSVKQQLLHGYNMLMNPKKMGERFNFFALLPHQRVQGGGHQMGPNQSKPSASPPVAGFGELTWR is encoded by the exons ATGGTCCCGTTGAATCCCGTCGCCGGGCCGCTGCGTCACGTCGCGCGCTCCC TCTTTCCCTGTATTTGGAAAGGGCAATACTTCAGCTCCGGGAATGAACCGGCAGAAAACAACCGGGGGACGCCAATGTTTCGACATCTTATGTACAAAATAAAATCTACCGGTCCCATCACTGTGGCCGAGTACATGAAGGAGGTGTTGACCAACCCAGACAAG ggaTATTATGTTCACCGTGACATGCTAGGAGAAAAAGGAGATTTCATCACTTCACCTGAAATAAGTCAGATTTTTGGAGAG CTCATAGGGATATGGTTCATTAGTGAATGGATGTCCTCCGGAAAAAGTTCAGCTTTTCAGCTAGTAGAACTGGGCCCAGGTCGGGGAACACTCACAGGAGATATTTTGAGG GTGTTCAGTCAGCTTGGATCTGTGCTGAAAAACTGTGACATTTCAGTACATCTGGTAGAGGTGAGTCAAAAATTAAGTGAGTTTCAGGCACTGACACTGACTGATGAGAAGATGCCATTAGAGAGAGATGTGGAATCCCTTGTATATATGAAAGGTGTAACCAAGTCTGGGATTCCAGTTTCCTGGTACCGCGATCTGAAGGACGTTCCGAAAG gGTACAGCTTTTATCTTGCAAATGAATTTTTTGATGTCCTTCCTATACATAAATTTCAg AAAACACCACATGGATGGAGAGAAGTATTCATTGATATTGATCCACAAGTTTCTGATAAACTGAGATTTGTCTTGGCACCTGGTGCCACTCCAGCAGAAGCCTTCATACAA TGTGGTGAAACAAGAGATCATGTTGAAGTATGTCCAGAGGCTGGGGTTATTATTCAGGAACTTTCTCAGCGCATTGCACTCACTGGAGGGGCTGCACTGATAGCTGATTATGGTCATGATGGAACAAAGACAGACACCTTCCGA GGGTTTTGTGGCCACAAGCTTCATGATGTGTTAACTGCCCCTGGAACAGCAGACCTAACAGCTGATGTGGATTTCAGTTATTTGCGCAGAATGGCACAAGGAAAAACAGCCTCGCTGGGGCCAATACAgcaacaaacatttttaaaaaatatgggcATTGATGTCCGACTGAAG GTTCTTTTAGATAAAGCAGATGAGTCATCAGTGAAGCAGCAGTTACTTCACGGGTACAATATGTTAATGAATCCCAAGAAGATGGGAGAAAGATTTAACTTCTTTGCTTTGCTACCTCATCAGAGAGTTCAGGGTGGAGGTCATCAGATGGGCCCAAATCAGTCAAAACCCTCTGCATCACCACCTGTAGCTGGATTTGGCGAACTGACTTGGCGGTGA
- the Ndufaf7 gene encoding protein arginine methyltransferase NDUFAF7, mitochondrial isoform X1, whose product MRPCGGASGPSGVCGAPLGAFWRGGVVQVFPCIWKGQYFSSGNEPAENNRGTPMFRHLMYKIKSTGPITVAEYMKEVLTNPDKGYYVHRDMLGEKGDFITSPEISQIFGELIGIWFISEWMSSGKSSAFQLVELGPGRGTLTGDILRVFSQLGSVLKNCDISVHLVEVSQKLSEFQALTLTDEKMPLERDVESLVYMKGVTKSGIPVSWYRDLKDVPKGYSFYLANEFFDVLPIHKFQKTPHGWREVFIDIDPQVSDKLRFVLAPGATPAEAFIQCGETRDHVEVCPEAGVIIQELSQRIALTGGAALIADYGHDGTKTDTFRGFCGHKLHDVLTAPGTADLTADVDFSYLRRMAQGKTASLGPIQQQTFLKNMGIDVRLKVLLDKADESSVKQQLLHGYNMLMNPKKMGERFNFFALLPHQRVQGGGHQMGPNQSKPSASPPVAGFGELTWR is encoded by the exons ATGCGTCCGTGTGGCGGTGCGTCCGGTCCCTCAGGGGTGTGCGGGGCACCCCTGGGCGCCTTCTGGCGTGGAGGCGTAGTGCAGG TCTTTCCCTGTATTTGGAAAGGGCAATACTTCAGCTCCGGGAATGAACCGGCAGAAAACAACCGGGGGACGCCAATGTTTCGACATCTTATGTACAAAATAAAATCTACCGGTCCCATCACTGTGGCCGAGTACATGAAGGAGGTGTTGACCAACCCAGACAAG ggaTATTATGTTCACCGTGACATGCTAGGAGAAAAAGGAGATTTCATCACTTCACCTGAAATAAGTCAGATTTTTGGAGAG CTCATAGGGATATGGTTCATTAGTGAATGGATGTCCTCCGGAAAAAGTTCAGCTTTTCAGCTAGTAGAACTGGGCCCAGGTCGGGGAACACTCACAGGAGATATTTTGAGG GTGTTCAGTCAGCTTGGATCTGTGCTGAAAAACTGTGACATTTCAGTACATCTGGTAGAGGTGAGTCAAAAATTAAGTGAGTTTCAGGCACTGACACTGACTGATGAGAAGATGCCATTAGAGAGAGATGTGGAATCCCTTGTATATATGAAAGGTGTAACCAAGTCTGGGATTCCAGTTTCCTGGTACCGCGATCTGAAGGACGTTCCGAAAG gGTACAGCTTTTATCTTGCAAATGAATTTTTTGATGTCCTTCCTATACATAAATTTCAg AAAACACCACATGGATGGAGAGAAGTATTCATTGATATTGATCCACAAGTTTCTGATAAACTGAGATTTGTCTTGGCACCTGGTGCCACTCCAGCAGAAGCCTTCATACAA TGTGGTGAAACAAGAGATCATGTTGAAGTATGTCCAGAGGCTGGGGTTATTATTCAGGAACTTTCTCAGCGCATTGCACTCACTGGAGGGGCTGCACTGATAGCTGATTATGGTCATGATGGAACAAAGACAGACACCTTCCGA GGGTTTTGTGGCCACAAGCTTCATGATGTGTTAACTGCCCCTGGAACAGCAGACCTAACAGCTGATGTGGATTTCAGTTATTTGCGCAGAATGGCACAAGGAAAAACAGCCTCGCTGGGGCCAATACAgcaacaaacatttttaaaaaatatgggcATTGATGTCCGACTGAAG GTTCTTTTAGATAAAGCAGATGAGTCATCAGTGAAGCAGCAGTTACTTCACGGGTACAATATGTTAATGAATCCCAAGAAGATGGGAGAAAGATTTAACTTCTTTGCTTTGCTACCTCATCAGAGAGTTCAGGGTGGAGGTCATCAGATGGGCCCAAATCAGTCAAAACCCTCTGCATCACCACCTGTAGCTGGATTTGGCGAACTGACTTGGCGGTGA
- the Cebpz gene encoding CCAAT/enhancer-binding protein zeta has product MSAPKKPLEFHDKQPWRPEETIEDPDEVDEDDSGEADNGFSLEEVLRLGGTKQDYLMLVTLNENEEVVDGGKKGAVDDLQQGELEAFIQNLNLAKYAKSLIEEDEPAKEENTSKKEAKVSKVDKKKQNSAENEKTLVSKKKNKPEQCSGKNDSVPKVNKEKQQDIFEFFERQTLLLKPGGKWFDLEYCNEYSLEPQSQEVVSKYKTLAQKLYEHEVNLFKNKTSNQKGGSSTWMKAIVSSGTLGDRMAAMILLIQEDAVHTLHFVETLVNLVKKKGSKQQCLTALDTFKELLITDLLPDSRKLRIFSHHPFHKLEKMSSGNKDSRDRRLILWYFEHQLKHLVAEFVQVLETLSHDSLVATKTRALTTAHELLCNKPEQEKALLVQVVNKLGDPQNKIATKASHLLETLLCKHPNMKRVVCDEVERLLFRSNISSKAQYYAVCFLNQIVLSHEESELANKLITLYFCFFRTCIKKKDIESKMLSALLTGVNRAYPYSQTGDDKVREQIDTLFKVLHIVNFSTSVQALMLLFQVMNSQQTISDRYYSALYRKMLDPGLMMCSKQAMFLNLVYKSLKADVVLRRVKAFVKRLLQVTCVQMPPFICGALYLVSEILKAKPDLRSQLNDHLGSDDEENFVDMEDDDIEKVTDADKEAEIDAEKKVETEETLSGSNTETKKTKAASWVHFDNLKGGKQLNTYDPFSRNPLFCGAENTSLWELKKLAEHFHPSVALFANTILEGNHIQYSGDPLQDFTLMRFLDRFVYRNPKPHKGKENTGSVVMQPKRKHFIKDIRSLAVNSKEFLAKEESQIPVDEVFFYRYYKKVAVVKEKQKRDVDEESIEDVDDEEFEKLIDTFEDDNCFTSGKDDLDFASNVKKEAKGTKENLEDENSEGSDDEFGNLDDDEVSLGSMNDEEFEEADEDGGTFMDVEEDESEGVPDFDEFNSKVNTKKSKRKNGGNIDFAGSFQGPRSKKKKGNFNDSSLFVSAEEFGHLLDENMGSKFDNLGMNAMANKDNASLKQLKWEAERDDWLHNRDVKSIIQRKKNFKKKRLIQKNQKTKKMRSSK; this is encoded by the exons ATGTCGGCGCCCAAGAAACCTTTGGAGTTCCATGACAAGCAGCCCTGGCGCCCGGAGGAGACCATAGAGGATCCGGACGAGGTCGACGAGGATGACAGCGGTGAAGCCGACAATGGGTTCTCCCTGGAGGAAGTGTTACGCCTCGGAGGCACTAAG CAAGATTATCTTATGCTGGTTACTTTGAATGAAAATGAGGAAGTGGTGGATGGAGGCAAAAAAGGAGCAGTTGATGACCTTCAGCAAGGTGAATTGGAAGCATTTATTCAAAACCTTAATTTGGCTAAATATGCAAAGTCTTTAATTGAAGAAgatgaaccagcaaaagaagaaaataccagCAAAAAAGAGGCAAAAGTATCTAAAGTagataagaaaaagcaaaattcagcagaaaatgaaaagacattagtcagcaagaagaaaaataagccagaacaGTGTTCTGGTAAGAATGACAGTGTGCCAAAAGTGAACAAAGAGAAACAACAGGACATCTTTGAATTCTTTGAAAGGCAGACTTTGTTACTCAAGCCTGGAGGCAAATGGTTTGATCTAGAGTATTGCAATGAATATTCTTTGGAGCCTCAGTCTCAGGAAGTTGTGTCTAAGTACAAAACCCTGGCTCAGAAGCTGTATGAACATGAAGTCAATTTATTCAAAAACAAGACGAGTAATCAAAAGGGAGGCTCTTCTACCTGGATGAAGGCAATTGTATCCTCTGGTACACTAGGTGACAGGATGGCAGCCATGATTCTTCTCATCCAGGAGGACGCTGTTCACACACTCCACTTTGTAGAGACTCTGGTGAATCTTGTTAAAAAGAAAGGCAGCAAACAGCAGTGCCTCACGGCTTTGGATACTTTCAAAGAGTTACTCATCACAGACCTTTTGCCAGATAGCAGGAAATTAAGAATTTTCAGCCACCATCCTTTCCACAAACTAGAAAAGATGTCCAGTGGCAACAAGGACTCAAGAGATAGAAGACTGATATTGTGGTACTTTGAACACCAGCTGAAACACTTAGTAGCTGAATTTGTGCAGGTCTTAGAAACTTTAAGTCATGACTCATTAGTAGCCACTAAAACTAGAGCTCTTACAACAGCCCATGAGCTTCTTTGTAACAAACCTGAGCAAGAAAAGGCTCTTCTTGTTCAAGTAGTAAATAAACTGGGAGATCCTCAGAACAAAATCGCCACAAAAGCTTCTCATCTGTTAGAGACATTACTCTGTAAACATCCCAATATGAAAAGAGTTGTATGTGATGAAGTAGAAAGGCTTCTCTTTCGTTCAAATATCAGCTCCAAAGCTCAGTATTATGCAGTTTGTTTTTTGAATCAAATAGTCCTCTCCCATGAAGAAAGTGAACTGGCTAACAAATTAATaactctttatttttgtttttttcggaCTTGTATCAAGAAAAAGGATATTGAATCAAAAATGCTTAGTGCCCTTTTAACAGGTGTGAATAGGGCATATCCCTATTCCCAGACAGGTGATGACAAAGTGAGGGAGCAGATAGACACCTTGTTCAAGGTGTTACATATTGTTAATTTCAGTACCAGTGTACAGGCCTTAATGTTACTTTTTCAAGTCATGAATTCTCAGCAGACAATTTCTGATCGATATTATTCAGCCTTATACAG AAAAATGTTGGACCCGGGGTTGATGATGTGTTCCAAGCAAGCTATGTTTCTTAACCTTGTCTACAAATCTCTGAAAGCTGACGTCGTGTTGCGCCGGGTGAAGGCTTTTGTGAAGAGGTTGCTCCAAGTTACTTGTGTACAGATGCCACCGTTCATCTGTGGAGCTTTGTATCTTGTGTCTGAGATCCTTAAGGCAAAACCAGATTTAAGAAGTCAGCTGAATGATCACCTG GGATCTGATGATGAAGAAAATTTTGTAGACATGGAGGATGATGACATAGAAAAGGTCACGGATGCAGACAAAGAAGCAGAAATAGATGCAGAGAAAAAAGTTGAAACAGAGGAAACTCTGTCTGGAAGTAATAcagaaactaaaaaaacaaaggcagcttcCTGGGTACACTTTGATAATTTGAAAG GTGGCAAACAGTTAAATACTTATGATCCATTCAGTAGAAATCCTTTGTTCTGTGGAGCTGAAAACACAAGTCTTTGGGAACTGAAAAAG ttagcTGAGCATTTCCATCCTTCTGTGGCCCTTTTTGCAAACACTATCCTTGAG GGAAATCACATTCAGTATTCAGGAGACCCACTGCAGGATTTCACACTAATGAGATTCTTAGATCGATTCGTATACCGAAATCCAAAGCCACATAAAGGCAAAG AAAATACTGGCAGTGTTGTGATGCAGccaaaaaggaaacattttataAAGGACATTCGCAGTCTTGCTG tgaaCAGCAAGGAGTTCCTTGCCAAAGAAGAAAGCCAAATACCAGTGGATGAAGTGTTTTTCTATAG GTATTATAAGAAAGTTGCTGTtgttaaagagaaacaaaaacggGATGTAGATGAAGAAAGTATAGAAGATGTGGATGATGAAGAATTTGAAAAGCTGATTG ACACATTTGAAGATGATAACTGTTTCACCTCTGGAAAGGATGATCTTGATTTTGCCAG CAATgtgaagaaagaagcaaaagggaCTAAGGAAAACTTGGAAGATGAAAATTCTGAAGGCAGCGATGATGAGTTTGGTAACCTGGATGATGATGAAGTTTCTCTAGGAAGCATGAATGATGAAGAATTTGAGGAAGCTGATGAAGATGGAGGAACTTTCATGGATGTAGAAGAAGATGAAAGTGAGGGCGTTCCAG ATTTTGATGAATTCAACTCCAAAGTGAATactaagaaaagcaagagaaagaatggAGGTAATATTGACTTTGCCGGGTCATTTCAAG GACCaaggagtaaaaagaaaaaaggaaacttcAATGACTCCAGCTTGTTTGTGTCCGCTGAAGAg tttggtCACCTATTGGATGAAAATATGGGATCCAAGTTTGATAACCTTGGTATGAATGCCATGGCTAACAAAGACAATGCAA GTCTCAAACAGCTTAAGTGGGAGGCTGAACGGGATGACTGGCTACACAACAGAGATGTAAAAAGTAtcatccaaagaaagaaaaatttcaaaaagaagaGACTGATTcagaaaaatcaaaaaacaaagaaaatgagaagttcaaagtaa